In Flavobacterium endoglycinae, one DNA window encodes the following:
- a CDS encoding CopD family protein, whose protein sequence is MGLHHVILIFHLLAAAIWVGGHLLLSVCYLPAALKKKDPHIILDFEKKFETLGMSSLVVLIITGIWMAYDFGVTFETWFSFSGGFEKVISIKLILLFLTFFCAVCAQFYIIPNLNETNIKKIAAIILSVTAIGITMLILGSTLRYGGI, encoded by the coding sequence ATGGGCTTACACCACGTTATCCTCATCTTTCATCTTTTGGCTGCAGCAATTTGGGTTGGCGGACATTTACTGCTGAGTGTTTGTTATCTGCCAGCAGCTTTAAAAAAGAAAGATCCGCATATTATTCTCGATTTTGAGAAAAAGTTTGAAACACTTGGTATGTCGTCATTGGTTGTTTTAATTATAACCGGAATTTGGATGGCTTATGATTTCGGAGTCACCTTCGAAACCTGGTTCAGCTTTTCAGGTGGTTTTGAAAAAGTAATTTCAATTAAATTAATCTTGCTTTTCCTGACTTTCTTTTGTGCTGTATGTGCCCAATTTTATATAATCCCAAACCTAAATGAAACCAACATTAAGAAAATTGCTGCGATAATTTTATCTGTCACTGCAATTGGAATTACTATGCTTATTTTAGGATCTACGCTTCGTTACGGTGGGATTTGA
- a CDS encoding T9SS type A sorting domain-containing protein: MKIKPFLVFIFLFLGTFLYAQNSLKVLDVSAGPGDKSVISIDLANADEVVGAEFTLTLPQGLIVSEKDSKIIESRKGDHAVYVNIEKNNPRNYHFIILSMTSTPFKGNNGTVLQIPIEIPLNYTSGQTHNLDLSGVVLSSKNATDIGSNHVNGKLTIAPAQFPDLTVSGIAATESKISPEGKISLSWSVDNIGDRIASGGWIEQISIVSDQTGIEYNLGTVSYNEDLDKKKSVSRSAVFNLPKVLGIEGNVKVRINLIANTSVKEPEELKTNNKVTATGSILLEKKLYLVLDKKTIDENSTEVIRATLTQSGDRSADKTYALAASLASQLQFDANVKILKDQSSVVFYIKTIDNTVNDGNRTVNLSVSGNDYTAVSENIEIIDNEFSVITLTPSKISVTDGETITVNVSTDFAKTRDTKFVITADQSSRWTVPTEVILPSGSKTTSFTITVKNNGVPEPTVVGKLTLRAEGFQAGNTDITIKSSNVPAFELEISPQTISEADGVYATYATIKRVSKPEISTNIRLKASVANALILPETIDFPANVNQKRFNIGAVNNGIVDGTKTVGVTAEVYISSCNCTLPAGANGSALSKNITVLDSNGPALNVKANPSTVKAGVEKASKITIARNTVDKSTEITVKLSSDAPTIVSIPATVKIAIGQESVDVDVNTIIDATKTGDQTVRIQAEADNFSSGFAWILVTDQNKPDAIVNSVKTVAQANGDDVVEVTTSITNQGFALLAKGTKIEYYLSKDKTTKNATLITSFQIDKDIESGKKLDFVKSIRLPQQAGDYFLVAAVNADQKVSELSYTNNESFAAIKLNSSYSATAAVSKAVYKSGEVVAITGSAKLTNNSPAANKDVEIIIINEGFSRAFKVQTNASGNFVYNFEPLQAESGHYTVSAGYPGTTNAVQAQFDIVGFEWTNKPADYLKWDVVTQVPYKGEFKLKNNSKTPLTNVKIELPADAGFTIQTDPLTLAAGQEAILNYTILAETPSTEQKYYSINFNIVSNEGAKLAVLAYYHAKAQTPKLAVNPVSINTTMIKGSSRFYEFAVTNTGAINAENVKVEVPNMEWMKLKSALVIEKIAPNETIKVILELVPTDKQQLNVPLTGNLALNPQNGGGVAVPFRIETVSESKGSLQVDVVDEYTYNTEKAPHVKGAKVVVRHPFSGAVIAEGVTDENGLFNTEQIPEGYYTLTVTADKHDTYQNNILVDPGKVTTQKVFISYQAVSYEWVVKPTEITDEYQSDLVVKFETNVPKPVIVIDIDNPVLDLNVGESRMSYATVTNHGLIALSNVTFNVDSQGDYKFKLMIEKMDALNAKSTIIVPILITRTASTGKSMAGEICSYNLITKGTYVCDSEKDAAAFKPYYKLTCYTPSTPVAGGSPNFNGGGFGGLIPIGTAIGNIVTALPTICDYPCLVSVASAAGGCFGGPAAAVASCMISLATANTGFWVAVAAASCIPGPIGCTVGVASALYTCYGSMTGKANSTDFIDLMYNDMQIIKDGQEAALNRVKAYLGNDRLLESANFHDFIKQIAVNVDTGKPFSADDIAKIKINLAASDISSQEIDNFCNRWNKTLEAWNKNIKVPNAEYPNIINKNDLDEYDRVRDLLIKRTSDRGFMSASEMHEKDLKDLDEYIKDRSNKSSVCATVTVKFSQKITMTREAFEGTLTLNNGSDSNTIKDLNLDLIVKDDAGNDMTHLFQINKDAFLSGTGTVGPSTSGSGTVIFIPTKDAAPTVPKSYSFGGTLSYLDPNTGDRVSVQLYPVTLDVNPSPDLVMHYFMQRDILGDDALTEKVEPMVPAEMALLIKNEGYGIAKNVQVESVQPEIIENKKGLLIDFEIVGSNLNNEPKQLGLLNVDFGNIEPQKSAIGQWWFTSTLLGHFVEYDLKIKHLSSYGNKNLSLIKASYVHELIKSVRAYGDGHDNVNDFLVNDLVDIHDTPDAIYYSNGESDEVYKVKTGTVSNAISPSKLTTTLTMDSSKTGWNYGNIADPGSDKYKLERVVRQSDNLELPIENFWQTFVTLRDGAEPRYENNLHFLDKISGLEKYTLYYAVINNNVPRVESFGELPSTTTKAVESIQVNFNKAIDPNTFTAQNIKLIHQGNTIPFDDSFIGKVNDSTYVLNIKTLSIASGYYELTVQCAGIKDLEGNEGVEGKAVSWIQIIGELGIVQFKKDQIEAQAVNSVEIQFNKPVKPIQFTKDKLTLNGQPLENISIVTEDNLKYTIVGLSEYNKVSGQYELSVDLPTIKAEDNTFGLIVQSTKWKVDITIPEIDTFTPKFQGAVNSQNVTDMLITLNKPVSSFDKNWITLYKGSVNLNANVTVTKQDDLHYLISGLGEYTQTEGGYKLVVDQSALKDLSGNLGTGSASTMWEVKFGKPTAPQNMRITPDRGVSQTDNITSGNDVSIALTTTGNKQTVELYVVTPTGRTLVSKKTQETAGQLLISVKDYSGKNTFEAIAYDEFGNASDVSKVEAYIDIVDLNCTIVPLSLNNDCSETDALKVQFDDEIAASGFTKSEVIVKSGGIVVPNDGITFKKISDKEFEIGNLQSFSGSHSFGVDLTKLNKKSSGLQGKGAVWATVQPFEHNAATITGELLITDSNAITTYTATDFMTDYSWTVTGGEIVEKINNTITVKWTEKGDQTITLNYSTPALCDKATSLDVKVDATLSVDDNPVFGKNGLVLAPVPNNGTFTMTLSGDDGIFNLTIYDVNGKTVYKHDKLPITDSVRKEIQTHIKSSGMYFLILQKADKSYKTKFLVK; encoded by the coding sequence ATGAAAATAAAACCTTTTCTGGTCTTTATCTTCCTATTTTTAGGGACATTTCTCTATGCACAGAATAGTTTAAAAGTATTAGACGTATCAGCAGGTCCCGGAGACAAATCGGTGATTTCAATAGATTTGGCTAATGCCGATGAAGTAGTGGGAGCCGAGTTTACATTAACCCTTCCGCAGGGATTGATCGTAAGCGAAAAAGACAGCAAAATTATCGAAAGCCGAAAAGGCGATCATGCTGTTTATGTGAACATTGAAAAGAATAATCCAAGAAACTATCACTTTATTATTCTTTCGATGACCAGCACACCTTTTAAAGGAAACAACGGAACTGTATTGCAAATTCCGATAGAAATTCCTTTAAATTATACTTCGGGACAAACCCATAATTTAGATTTGTCCGGAGTAGTTTTAAGTTCTAAAAATGCAACCGATATTGGTTCAAACCATGTAAATGGAAAATTGACAATTGCTCCGGCACAATTTCCGGATTTAACCGTTTCAGGAATTGCTGCAACCGAATCTAAAATTTCTCCAGAAGGTAAAATTTCCCTTTCATGGTCAGTTGATAATATTGGCGATCGTATCGCTTCTGGCGGATGGATTGAGCAAATCAGTATTGTTTCGGATCAAACCGGAATCGAATACAATTTGGGTACCGTTTCGTATAATGAAGATTTAGACAAAAAGAAATCTGTAAGCCGAAGCGCTGTATTTAATCTTCCAAAAGTATTAGGAATTGAAGGCAACGTAAAAGTGAGAATCAATCTAATTGCCAATACTTCTGTAAAAGAACCAGAAGAATTAAAAACCAATAATAAAGTAACAGCGACAGGAAGTATTCTATTAGAGAAAAAACTGTATTTGGTTTTAGATAAAAAAACGATTGATGAGAATTCAACAGAAGTTATCCGCGCTACTTTAACACAAAGCGGGGACAGAAGCGCAGACAAAACGTATGCACTTGCAGCTTCTCTGGCTTCGCAGTTACAATTTGATGCGAATGTAAAAATCTTAAAAGATCAGTCTTCGGTTGTTTTCTACATCAAAACAATTGATAATACGGTAAATGACGGAAACAGAACCGTAAATCTTTCGGTTTCAGGAAATGATTACACAGCAGTTTCAGAAAACATCGAAATTATAGATAACGAATTCTCGGTTATTACTTTAACACCATCAAAAATTTCAGTAACAGACGGCGAAACAATAACCGTGAATGTATCAACTGATTTTGCTAAAACAAGAGATACTAAGTTTGTTATTACAGCAGATCAAAGTTCACGTTGGACAGTTCCAACAGAAGTTATTCTTCCTTCAGGAAGCAAAACGACTTCTTTTACCATTACGGTTAAAAATAACGGAGTTCCAGAACCAACCGTTGTTGGTAAGCTGACTTTAAGAGCCGAAGGTTTTCAGGCGGGAAATACAGACATTACCATTAAAAGTTCAAACGTCCCAGCTTTTGAATTAGAAATTAGTCCGCAGACCATTTCAGAAGCTGATGGAGTTTACGCTACTTATGCCACAATTAAACGCGTAAGCAAACCAGAAATCAGCACTAATATTCGTTTAAAAGCGAGTGTGGCCAATGCTTTGATTTTGCCGGAAACTATTGATTTTCCTGCGAATGTTAATCAGAAACGATTCAATATTGGAGCAGTAAATAACGGTATTGTTGATGGAACTAAAACGGTTGGTGTTACGGCAGAAGTATATATTTCTTCTTGTAATTGTACTCTTCCAGCCGGAGCAAACGGTAGTGCTTTAAGTAAAAATATTACTGTTTTAGACAGCAATGGTCCTGCTTTAAATGTAAAAGCCAATCCGTCGACTGTCAAAGCAGGAGTAGAAAAAGCGTCTAAAATAACCATTGCCAGAAACACGGTAGACAAATCGACAGAAATTACGGTTAAGCTTTCATCTGACGCTCCTACTATTGTTTCTATTCCTGCAACCGTAAAAATTGCAATAGGACAAGAAAGTGTTGACGTAGATGTTAATACGATTATCGATGCCACAAAAACAGGAGATCAAACCGTTCGTATTCAAGCTGAAGCAGATAATTTCAGTTCTGGTTTTGCTTGGATTTTAGTAACCGATCAAAATAAACCAGATGCCATTGTTAATTCGGTAAAAACAGTAGCTCAAGCGAATGGAGATGATGTTGTTGAAGTTACGACTTCGATCACCAATCAAGGATTTGCGCTTTTGGCAAAAGGGACAAAAATCGAATATTACTTATCAAAAGATAAAACCACTAAAAATGCCACACTGATTACATCTTTTCAAATTGATAAAGATATTGAATCGGGCAAGAAACTGGATTTTGTAAAATCAATCAGACTTCCACAGCAGGCTGGTGATTATTTCTTAGTAGCCGCTGTAAATGCAGATCAGAAAGTAAGTGAATTGTCATACACCAACAATGAATCTTTTGCAGCAATCAAACTGAATTCAAGTTATTCAGCGACAGCGGCAGTTTCTAAAGCAGTATACAAATCTGGTGAAGTGGTTGCGATTACAGGATCGGCTAAATTGACAAATAATTCTCCAGCAGCTAATAAAGATGTCGAAATCATTATTATCAACGAAGGCTTTTCACGTGCTTTTAAAGTACAAACAAACGCCTCTGGAAACTTCGTTTATAACTTCGAACCGTTACAGGCAGAAAGTGGTCATTATACGGTAAGCGCAGGTTATCCCGGAACTACAAATGCAGTACAAGCACAATTTGATATTGTTGGTTTTGAATGGACTAACAAACCGGCAGATTATTTAAAATGGGATGTTGTGACACAAGTTCCTTACAAAGGTGAATTTAAGTTAAAAAACAACAGTAAAACGCCTTTAACAAATGTAAAAATAGAATTACCAGCCGATGCCGGATTTACAATTCAAACAGATCCATTAACATTGGCAGCTGGACAAGAAGCTATTTTGAATTATACAATACTAGCCGAAACACCATCTACAGAACAAAAATACTACAGCATTAATTTCAACATTGTATCAAATGAAGGAGCAAAACTAGCTGTTTTAGCGTATTATCATGCCAAAGCACAAACGCCAAAACTAGCTGTAAATCCAGTAAGCATCAATACAACGATGATTAAAGGAAGCTCTCGTTTTTATGAATTTGCAGTAACCAATACAGGAGCTATAAATGCTGAAAATGTAAAAGTTGAAGTTCCAAATATGGAATGGATGAAACTGAAAAGTGCTCTTGTAATTGAAAAAATTGCTCCAAACGAAACTATAAAAGTAATTTTAGAATTAGTTCCAACTGATAAGCAGCAATTGAATGTACCATTGACAGGTAATTTAGCTTTAAATCCACAGAACGGAGGTGGAGTAGCAGTACCTTTTAGAATTGAAACCGTTTCAGAATCAAAAGGTTCATTGCAGGTTGATGTAGTTGACGAATATACTTATAACACAGAAAAAGCGCCTCATGTTAAAGGAGCAAAAGTTGTAGTGCGTCACCCATTCTCTGGTGCGGTTATAGCTGAAGGAGTAACTGATGAAAACGGATTATTCAATACAGAACAAATTCCAGAAGGATATTACACACTTACAGTAACAGCAGACAAACACGATACGTATCAAAATAATATATTAGTTGATCCAGGAAAAGTAACGACACAAAAAGTATTCATTTCGTATCAAGCGGTTAGTTACGAATGGGTTGTTAAGCCAACTGAAATTACAGATGAATACCAGTCAGATTTAGTAGTTAAATTCGAAACTAACGTACCAAAACCAGTAATTGTTATCGATATCGATAATCCAGTACTGGACTTAAATGTCGGCGAAAGCAGAATGAGTTACGCAACCGTTACTAACCACGGATTAATTGCATTATCAAATGTGACTTTTAATGTTGATAGCCAAGGAGATTATAAGTTTAAGCTTATGATTGAAAAAATGGATGCGTTAAATGCTAAGTCAACTATCATTGTTCCAATTCTGATTACAAGAACAGCTTCAACAGGAAAAAGTATGGCCGGTGAAATTTGTAGTTATAACTTAATAACAAAAGGAACTTATGTTTGCGACAGTGAAAAAGATGCAGCAGCTTTTAAACCTTATTACAAATTGACTTGTTATACTCCAAGTACGCCAGTTGCTGGAGGAAGTCCAAACTTCAATGGAGGTGGTTTTGGAGGATTAATTCCTATTGGAACTGCAATTGGAAATATAGTTACAGCACTTCCAACTATTTGTGATTATCCATGTCTTGTTTCTGTAGCATCTGCTGCAGGAGGATGTTTTGGTGGACCTGCTGCAGCGGTAGCAAGCTGTATGATTTCACTTGCAACAGCAAACACAGGATTCTGGGTTGCAGTTGCAGCAGCTTCTTGTATACCGGGTCCTATAGGATGTACTGTTGGGGTAGCATCAGCACTTTATACTTGCTATGGTAGTATGACCGGAAAAGCAAACAGCACAGATTTTATTGATCTGATGTATAACGATATGCAGATTATTAAAGATGGGCAGGAGGCAGCTTTAAATAGAGTCAAGGCCTATTTAGGCAATGATCGATTACTGGAAAGTGCCAATTTTCATGACTTTATAAAACAAATAGCAGTAAATGTTGATACTGGAAAACCATTTTCGGCAGATGACATTGCTAAAATTAAAATAAATCTGGCCGCTTCAGATATATCAAGTCAAGAAATCGATAATTTCTGTAATAGATGGAACAAAACCCTTGAAGCATGGAATAAAAATATTAAAGTTCCGAATGCAGAATATCCAAATATCATCAATAAAAATGATCTTGATGAATATGACAGAGTAAGAGATTTATTAATTAAACGTACAAGCGATAGAGGTTTTATGTCTGCTTCAGAAATGCATGAAAAAGATTTAAAAGACCTTGATGAATATATCAAAGACAGATCTAACAAATCTTCGGTTTGCGCTACTGTTACAGTTAAATTCTCTCAAAAAATCACTATGACGAGAGAAGCGTTTGAAGGAACTTTAACATTAAACAATGGAAGTGATTCAAATACGATTAAAGATCTAAATTTAGATTTAATAGTAAAAGATGATGCAGGAAATGACATGACACATTTGTTCCAAATCAACAAAGATGCTTTCTTAAGTGGAACAGGAACAGTTGGTCCAAGTACTAGCGGATCTGGAACAGTGATTTTTATTCCAACAAAAGATGCAGCGCCAACAGTACCTAAATCATATTCTTTTGGAGGTACATTATCATATTTAGATCCAAATACAGGAGACAGAGTTAGTGTACAACTTTACCCAGTAACATTAGATGTTAATCCAAGTCCGGATTTAGTAATGCATTATTTTATGCAGCGTGATATTTTAGGAGATGATGCGCTTACAGAAAAAGTTGAACCAATGGTTCCAGCAGAAATGGCATTATTAATTAAAAACGAAGGATACGGAATAGCAAAAAATGTTCAGGTAGAATCTGTTCAGCCAGAAATTATCGAAAACAAAAAGGGTCTTTTAATTGATTTTGAAATTGTAGGAAGTAACTTAAATAATGAACCAAAACAATTAGGATTATTAAATGTTGATTTCGGAAATATTGAACCTCAAAAATCAGCTATAGGACAATGGTGGTTTACCAGTACTTTATTAGGACATTTTGTTGAATACGACCTTAAAATAAAACATTTAAGCAGTTACGGAAACAAAAACCTAAGTTTGATTAAAGCATCGTACGTTCATGAATTGATTAAGAGTGTAAGAGCTTATGGTGACGGACATGACAATGTAAATGATTTCTTAGTGAATGATCTTGTAGATATTCATGACACACCAGATGCTATTTACTATTCTAACGGAGAAAGCGACGAAGTATATAAAGTGAAAACAGGAACTGTTTCTAATGCTATTTCGCCAAGTAAACTAACGACAACCCTAACTATGGATTCGTCAAAAACAGGTTGGAATTACGGAAACATTGCAGATCCAGGTTCTGATAAATACAAATTAGAAAGAGTAGTAAGACAAAGTGATAATTTAGAATTGCCAATTGAAAACTTCTGGCAGACTTTTGTGACTTTAAGAGATGGTGCAGAACCAAGGTATGAAAACAACCTTCATTTCTTAGATAAAATATCAGGATTAGAGAAATATACTCTATACTATGCAGTAATAAATAACAATGTGCCAAGAGTTGAATCTTTTGGAGAATTGCCATCGACAACTACAAAAGCAGTAGAATCGATTCAGGTAAACTTTAATAAAGCTATTGATCCGAATACATTTACAGCTCAGAATATTAAATTGATTCATCAAGGAAATACAATTCCGTTCGATGACAGTTTTATCGGAAAAGTAAATGATTCCACTTATGTTCTAAATATTAAAACATTGTCAATTGCTTCAGGCTACTATGAATTAACCGTTCAATGTGCCGGAATCAAAGATTTAGAAGGCAATGAAGGTGTTGAAGGAAAAGCCGTTTCTTGGATTCAGATTATAGGCGAATTAGGAATTGTTCAATTCAAAAAAGACCAAATTGAAGCGCAGGCAGTAAACAGCGTTGAAATTCAGTTTAACAAACCAGTAAAACCAATTCAGTTTACAAAAGACAAGCTGACTTTAAACGGACAGCCTCTTGAAAATATCTCGATTGTTACTGAAGATAATCTGAAATATACAATCGTAGGATTAAGCGAGTACAATAAAGTAAGCGGACAATACGAACTTTCAGTTGATCTGCCAACCATAAAAGCAGAAGACAATACTTTTGGATTAATTGTACAGTCAACAAAATGGAAAGTAGATATTACCATTCCGGAGATTGATACCTTTACGCCTAAATTCCAAGGAGCAGTAAACAGTCAGAACGTGACCGACATGTTGATAACACTAAACAAACCCGTAAGCAGTTTCGACAAAAACTGGATTACGCTTTACAAAGGAAGTGTAAACCTAAATGCAAACGTAACGGTTACAAAACAAGATGATTTACATTACTTGATTTCTGGTTTAGGAGAATATACGCAGACAGAAGGTGGTTACAAACTGGTAGTCGACCAGTCAGCTTTAAAAGATCTTTCTGGTAATTTAGGAACTGGAAGTGCAAGCACAATGTGGGAAGTGAAATTTGGAAAACCAACTGCACCGCAAAACATGCGTATTACGCCAGACAGAGGAGTTTCGCAAACCGATAATATTACTTCCGGTAACGATGTATCGATTGCACTTACTACAACAGGAAATAAACAAACAGTTGAATTGTATGTGGTAACGCCAACAGGAAGAACATTAGTAAGCAAAAAGACTCAGGAAACCGCAGGACAACTTCTGATTTCGGTTAAAGATTACTCTGGTAAAAATACTTTTGAAGCTATCGCTTATGATGAATTCGGAAATGCAAGTGATGTTTCTAAAGTAGAAGCGTATATTGATATCGTAGATTTAAACTGTACAATAGTGCCGTTAAGCCTAAACAACGATTGTTCTGAAACCGACGCTTTAAAAGTTCAGTTTGATGATGAAATTGCAGCATCTGGATTTACGAAGAGCGAAGTAATCGTGAAATCAGGCGGAATTGTGGTTCCAAATGATGGTATTACATTCAAAAAAATATCAGATAAAGAGTTTGAAATTGGAAACCTTCAGTCATTTAGCGGAAGCCACTCATTTGGAGTTGACTTGACAAAACTGAATAAAAAATCAAGTGGTTTGCAAGGTAAAGGAGCAGTATGGGCAACCGTACAGCCATTTGAACATAATGCAGCGACAATTACTGGAGAATTGCTTATTACAGACTCTAATGCCATAACAACGTATACTGCAACAGATTTTATGACCGATTACAGCTGGACAGTTACCGGAGGTGAAATCGTAGAAAAAATCAATAACACAATTACCGTTAAATGGACAGAAAAAGGAGACCAGACGATTACGCTTAATTACAGCACGCCAGCTTTATGCGATAAAGCGACATCGTTAGATGTAAAAGTAGATGCCACTTTATCTGTAGACGATAATCCTGTCTTCGGTAAAAATGGTTTAGTACTTGCTCCGGTTCCAAACAACGGAACTTTCACAATGACTTTGTCAGGCGATGACGGAATTTTCAATCTAACAATTTATGATGTAAACGGAAAAACAGTTTACAAACACGATAAACTGCCAATCACAGACAGTGTTAGAAAAGAAATCCAAACCCATATAAAATCTTCAGGAATGTATTTCTTAATCCTGCAAAAAGCAGATAAGAGTTATAAAACGAAATTCTTGGTGAAGTAA
- the nadB gene encoding L-aspartate oxidase — MIKTDILIIGSGISGLFFAMKTAKKRPDLSIVIMTKEKAKNTNTQLAQGGIAVVTDLIKDSFNKHIHDTLRSGGGLCDKEVVNMVIKQAPERLQELIDIGTIFDKNEKGRWDLGLEGGHSQHRILHHKDSSGLEIEEKLLKIIKKLPNIELLENHMVIDLNTETKKNKTICTGAFFYEKKHNRIKYIRTRAIVLSTGGCGQLFENTTNPKIATGDGLAMAARAGAEIVDMQYIQFHPTALVSNENPLFLISEAVRGFGAHIVNEEGKRFLFKYDIRGELSTRDMISDAISKELQLTGKDHVYLDCRHLNTAEFYAHFPIIAGHCNALGIKPEKDVIPVVPAAHYQCGGIKVDQNGATKINNLYAVGECARTGLHGKNRLASNSLLEALVFAHQASENIDRTIAEFTFSSKILIPKFPKAEQSNDYHAFTILKKELQSLVTAFYTSEDRNADLAIQKIEMLNNTAASLIETHEITIPFIEFSNMLAVALLIIKQCKASQKEIC; from the coding sequence ATGATTAAAACGGATATACTTATTATAGGTTCTGGTATTTCAGGATTATTTTTTGCTATGAAAACCGCAAAAAAACGTCCGGATTTATCAATTGTTATCATGACTAAAGAAAAGGCAAAAAACACCAATACACAGCTCGCTCAAGGTGGAATTGCAGTAGTAACTGATCTTATAAAAGACAGCTTTAACAAACACATACACGATACACTTCGTTCTGGAGGAGGCTTATGTGATAAAGAAGTTGTTAATATGGTGATTAAACAAGCTCCAGAAAGGCTTCAGGAATTAATTGATATTGGGACCATTTTTGACAAAAACGAAAAAGGCAGATGGGATTTAGGTCTGGAAGGCGGACATTCGCAGCACAGAATACTACATCACAAAGACAGTTCGGGATTGGAAATTGAGGAAAAGCTGCTTAAAATCATTAAGAAATTGCCCAATATTGAACTTCTGGAAAATCATATGGTGATTGATCTGAATACCGAAACCAAAAAGAATAAAACTATTTGTACGGGCGCTTTTTTTTATGAAAAAAAACATAACCGAATAAAATACATCAGAACACGAGCTATTGTACTGAGTACTGGAGGATGCGGACAACTTTTTGAAAACACGACAAATCCTAAAATTGCCACTGGCGACGGATTGGCTATGGCTGCACGTGCTGGAGCAGAAATTGTAGATATGCAGTATATTCAGTTTCATCCAACGGCTTTGGTTTCTAATGAAAATCCGTTGTTTCTAATTTCTGAAGCAGTGAGAGGTTTTGGTGCTCATATTGTAAACGAAGAAGGCAAACGATTTTTATTTAAATATGATATTCGAGGCGAATTGTCTACGCGAGATATGATATCTGATGCTATTAGTAAGGAACTTCAATTGACTGGAAAAGATCATGTTTACTTAGATTGCAGACATTTAAATACGGCTGAATTTTATGCACATTTTCCAATAATTGCGGGACATTGTAATGCATTGGGAATAAAACCAGAAAAAGATGTGATTCCGGTTGTTCCTGCAGCACATTATCAATGCGGAGGGATTAAAGTCGATCAAAACGGGGCAACTAAAATAAATAATTTATATGCTGTAGGCGAATGTGCCAGAACAGGACTTCATGGAAAAAATCGTCTGGCATCAAATTCTCTTCTTGAAGCTTTGGTTTTTGCACATCAGGCTTCAGAAAATATCGATAGAACAATTGCCGAATTTACTTTTTCAAGCAAAATATTAATTCCGAAGTTTCCTAAAGCAGAACAATCAAATGATTATCATGCATTTACGATTTTAAAGAAAGAACTTCAATCTCTCGTTACCGCTTTTTATACCAGCGAGGATCGCAATGCAGATCTGGCCATTCAAAAAATAGAAATGCTCAATAACACAGCTGCATCACTTATAGAAACTCATGAAATTACAATTCCATTTATAGAATTTTCAAATATGCTTGCTGTTGCACTTCTTATTATTAAACAATGTAAAGCATCTCAAAAAGAAATTTGCTGA
- the nadA gene encoding quinolinate synthase NadA produces MDKNFLAQEIIRLKKEKNAVILAHYYQDDAIQYVADFIGDSLELAKKAQNTNAAIIVFAGVYFMAETAKILNPDKKVIVPDWEAGCSLADGCSPEDFKAFKEKYPDHVVVTYINCSAEIKAMSDLVCTSANAKRVIGSIPADQKIIFAPDQNLGNYLQKETKRDFVLWKGSCVVHEAFSLDKLIEIYTKNPTAKIAAHPESESHILKVAHYIGSTSGIINFIKTDPAAVFIVATEAGILHELSKAVPEKTLIPAPSTEDNSCACSECAFMKMNTLEKLYWCLKNESPEILIQEDLRTKALKPIEKMLALS; encoded by the coding sequence ATGGATAAGAACTTTTTAGCACAGGAAATAATCCGATTGAAAAAAGAAAAGAATGCGGTTATTCTGGCTCACTATTATCAAGATGATGCCATTCAGTATGTAGCTGATTTTATTGGAGACAGTCTTGAATTAGCTAAAAAGGCTCAGAATACCAACGCTGCTATTATTGTTTTTGCCGGAGTGTATTTTATGGCTGAAACTGCCAAAATATTAAATCCTGACAAGAAAGTAATAGTACCAGATTGGGAAGCTGGATGTTCACTTGCGGATGGTTGTAGTCCTGAAGATTTTAAAGCATTTAAAGAAAAATATCCAGATCATGTGGTAGTTACTTACATAAATTGTTCTGCCGAAATAAAAGCTATGAGCGATTTAGTTTGTACTTCGGCAAATGCCAAAAGAGTAATCGGTTCTATTCCGGCTGATCAGAAAATTATCTTTGCTCCTGATCAAAATCTGGGGAATTACCTTCAAAAAGAAACCAAACGTGATTTTGTTCTCTGGAAAGGTTCTTGTGTGGTGCATGAGGCCTTTTCACTGGACAAACTTATTGAAATTTATACAAAAAATCCAACTGCAAAAATTGCAGCCCACCCGGAGTCTGAAAGTCATATACTGAAAGTGGCTCATTACATTGGCTCGACTTCGGGTATTATTAATTTTATTAAAACGGATCCTGCTGCCGTTTTCATTGTGGCTACAGAAGCCGGTATCCTTCATGAGCTTTCAAAAGCTGTACCTGAGAAGACACTGATTCCGGCTCCTTCCACAGAAGACAACAGCTGTGCCTGCAGCGAATGTGCTTTCATGAAAATGAATACACTCGAAAAATTGTACTGGTGCCTTAAAAATGAAAGTCCTGAAATATTGATTCAAGAAGATCTTAGGACTAAAGCGCTGAAACCTATAGAGAAAATGCTTGCCTTATCATAA